The Stigmatella ashevillena genomic sequence AACTCCGAGGCGGCGTGTCCTTGCGGTATGGGGTGCGCACCGTGCGCCGTGCGCCCTTCCACGAGGAGCGCCTCTTGCCGCTGCCCTGGGTACCGCTCGCCACGCCTTCCCGGGAGTGACGCGCGGGCTCAGGCCTTGGCGGAAGAAGGGGTCTGCCCGGGCCGCCCGTCGCCGTGGGCTTGCGAGCCCTTGAGCCGCACCACGCGGACCCGTTCGATGCGAGCGCTCTCCTTCGAGGCCACGGTGAACTGCCATCCGCCATAGGTGAAGCGCTCCCCCACGTCCGGCAGGTGGCCCGCCAGCGAGGAGAGGAAGCCGCCCAGGGTGTCGAAGTCCCCCTCGGGCAGCGCGAAGCCGAAGGCCTTGGTGAAGGACTCCACCTCCAGGGCCGCGTCCACCAGGAAGCTGCCGTCGGCCTGCTTCTCCACCTGCTTCTCCTCCACCTCGAACTCGTCGCCGATGTCGCCGACGATTTCGCGCAGGATGTCCTCCAGCGTCACCACGCCCATGAAGCCGCCGTACTCATCCACCACCATGGCCATGTGGATGCGCCGCTTCTGCATGTCCCGCAGCAGATCGCCGATGGGCTTCATCCACGGCACGAAATGCGCCGGGCGGATGACGTCCGGGAGGACGATGAGCTCCGGGTGCTGGAGCAGCGGAATCAAATCCCGCGCGTGGAGGATGCCGACAATGCGGTCCACGTCGTCCCGGTAGACGGGGATGCGCGAGTGGTTCTCCTCCGCCAGCAGGCGCAGCACCTCGGTGGGGGGCGTGGACAGCTCCACCGTCACCACCTCCGTGCGCGACACCATCACGTCCCGGCAGCGCTTGTCGGACAGCTCGAAGATGGAGCGGATGAGCTGCGGGGCGCTCTTGTCCACCTCGTTGTTGGCCGCCTGCGCCGCCAGCAGCTTCTCCAGCTCCTCCAAGGGGGGAGGGGGGGCCTCGAAGCGCAGCGTGCGGCCGAAGGTGCGGACCACCAGGTTGAGCAGCGCCATCACCAGGCGCATGGGCGGGTAGAAGAAGAACACCAGCACCGAGACGAGCCCGGACAGCCGCAACGCCCAGCGCTCCGCGCCCGCGTTGGCCAGCCCCCGCATCGTCACGTCCAGCAGCGTGGCCACCACGCCCACGAAGAGCGCGCCCGCGGCCACCGTGGCCACCGGCAGCCAGGCGTCATCCCCCAGGCGGTTGAAGTCCAGCATCCGCGGGGGCACGAAGGCGCCAATGGCGGCGGCCAGGAAGCCGCTGAGCACCATGCCCAGCCGCAGGGCCGTGGCGGTGGCCTCGCGCTCCATCTTGTGGCGCAGCACCCGCTTGCCCGCGCTGCCGCTGGTCTCGGCCAGCTCTTGCGCGCGCAGGTCGGAGGTCCCGTAGAGGGCGGATTCGGCGGCGGCGACCAGCGACCGCAGAAAGCAGAGGGCCAGGCAGGCGGCCCAGAGAGCCCAAGTTGGCATGGAGAGGGCTTCTTATCCTGTGATAGGGGGTCATACCACCTCGCCGGAGGCCCAATGTCCGCACGTGCGCCCTTTGCAGCCCGCCTCAGGGCAGGGGGGCTCGCTGCCCTCCTGCTGCTGCCCGCGTCCGTTTGGGCCTGGCCGGTGGACATGCGGTTTTCCCTGGAAAGCGGAGCGGACCGATTCCACAAGCTCTCCGCCGTGGACTGGGTGGAGGTGGAGGACTCCACCATCGCCACCGCCGAGGTGCTGCCCGGCAGCAACGAGCTGCTGCTCACCGGCAAGCGCCCCGGGCGCACGCTCCTGCTGCTCTATGCGGAGGGGAAGTTCGCCGTGTGGAGCCTCTCGGTGGCCGAGCCGGGGACGCGTTCTTCCCCTTCCGCGCCTGCCCCGGAGCTGCTGGCCACCGCCGGCAAGGCGTGCCCCGGGCTTGAGGTGAAGGAGGCCCCGGAGCGCTCGTTGCTCGCCACGGTGAAGGACGCGCCGTGCCGCGCGGCGCTCCTGGCCCTCTTCCAGACCGAGGCGTGGCTGGCGCGCGAGCTGGAGCTCACCTTCGAGTTGACGGTGCTCCAGGCGCAGCTCGCGGCCATGGGGCCCCGGCTGAAGGAGCTGGGGCTGGAGGCGCGCTACAGCGGCGCGGGCCTGGTGCTCCAGGGCTCGGTGCCGCCGGAGGCCCACCGGCGCGCACTCTGGGAGCTGTTCCGGCAGTCCGTGGGCCGTGTGGCCTTGGAAGACCGGGTGAAGGTGCAGGCCCCCCCGGAGCCCCGCGAGGCGCTGGACGCGGGCCCCGGTCCCCGCGCCCGGTGAGCCTCCGCGCTCACGTCCAGGGGCCGCGGCGGGTGGGTGCCTCGAGCGCCTCGGCGAGCGCTTCGAGGAAGCGTCGGCGGGGCCAGGGCTCGGCGCCAAAGCGGGCCAGGTGCTCCGTCTCCACCTGACAGTCGACGAAGTGGAAGCCCCAGGCCTTCAGGCGTTCCACGGAGGCGGCGAAGGCCACCTTCGAGGCATCCGGCGCGTGCGCGAACATGCTCTCGCCAAAGAAGGCCGCCCCCAGGGAGACGCCGTAGAGGCCGCCCTTCAGCTCCCCCTCCGCCCAGGCCTCCACTGAGTGCGCGAAGCCCAGGCGGTGCAGGGTGACGTACGCCTCCTGCATCGCGTCGGTGATCCACGTGCCGTTCTGGCCGGGCCGGGGCGTTTCGGAACAGGCGGAGATGACTTCCGTGAAGGCCGTGTCCCAGCGCACCTCGTAGGTGCCCGCCTTCATCGTCTTGCGCAGGCTGCGCCCGACGTGGAGCTTGTCCGGCTCCAGGACGAAGCGGGGGTTGGGCGAGTGCCAGAGCAGCGGTTGCCCCTCGCTGTACCAGGGGAAGATGCCCTGGGAGTACGCGGTCAGCAGGCGCTCGGGGCTCAGGTCCCCTCCTACCGCCAGCAGGCCGGACGCATCGGCCCGGTCGGGCGGGGGAAAGCTCTGGGGATCTTCCGGATCAAGCAGGTAGATGGGCACGGCGCAGCGGCTACCGGGAGACGTTGATCTTCACGCTGCCCTCCAGGGAGTAGGGCACCTTGAGATGGGGGCCGGTCAGCTCACCCCGCATCGTATAGGGCAGTTCCCCCGAGCCGATGAGCTTCTTGACCTCCGGCCCCCAGGACTCCTTCGTCACCGAGGCCTCCACCGGGTACACGCCCGTGGCGGACGGATCCACCGTGTCGGCCTTGGCCAGCGTGCCGTGGCCCAGCTCCTTGCCGGCCACCGAGAGGGTGTACGCCACCTGGTCCAGCCGCAAAGGGAAGGGGTTGGGGTTCTTCACGCCCAACCGGACGATGAGGTTCACCTCCTCGGCCGAGTAGCGCGCGCCGTCCAGGCTTTCGATGACCACCTCCGGCAGCCGCGGCACCCGCACCGCGCGCGAAGCGGCGAAGGGCAGCGTCTCCACCGCCTTGCCCGAGCGCACCGTCAGGGTGCCGCGCAGGGCCAGGAGCAGCGTCCCGCCCCGTTCACTCATGGCCCGGAGACTGTCCGTGTTCTTCAGGTAGGTGGCTTCTTCCTGGAAGGAGAAGGCGGTGGGCTGCCCCGGGGACAGGGGGAGGTTGAGCGCCGCCGAGCCTGTCTTCACCACCGTTCCATCGGAGACGAGCTCGTAGTCGGCCTTCTCCAGCACCGCTTCGCCGGGCGTTGTGAGCTGGCCGGCATACCGGACCGTGGCTTCGGTGAGCGTCTGCGCGGCGACGGTGGTCTCCTGGGCGGAGAGGGTGGCGGGGCCCGTGGGCCGGGAGGGGGCGGAGGCGCAGCCGAGCCACAGGCAAGCGAGGAGGAGAGGGGCGCGGGAGAGGGACACGGGGCAGGAGGGCTTCACGGGAAGACATTGTGGGCGTGTCCACCGGTCCCGCCCAGGGCTTTTCCGCTAGAGTGTCCACCACTCGTGGTCACCCGCCGCCCCAACTTCAACAAGGCGCTCCGAGCGCTCATCCGAGACATCGCCGCCCGCATGCCGGAGTTCCGCCATGTGAGGGCCCACCGCATCCTGCTGGTGGCGGGCGAGGCGCGCCGGGCTTCCCGTGGCACGGTGAAGCCCCTGTGCTTCCGGGGCGGCAAGAGCATGGACCGTGGGGGACGGCGCAAGCCGGTCATCCGCATCAAGGGCCGGCGGATGCTCTACTGCATCACCCTGCGTCCCCTCTTCTTCCGGGGCTCCACCGCCCAGGCCCGCATCGAGACCATCATCCACGAGCTCTTCCACTGCTCGCGCCGCTTCGATGGCACGCTGCACGCGGGACGGAGGCACGATGTGCTGGGCAAGGACTTCGCTCGCCGCCTGCGGCCGTTGGTGCGCCGCTACCTCAAGGAGTGCGCCCCCGAGCTGAGGGCCGCGTTCGATTACACCGGCGAGGTGCGGGTCCTCCAGTGGCTGGAGCGGCCAGGCCCTGCCTACATCCCGGGCTACTCGCGCGTGCGCAAGGTGTACACGGAGGAGCAGCTCTATTACGGCATCGCCCGCATGGTGACGCCCAAGCCCCGGGCCGCGCGGGTCGCCGCGGCCAGTCCCAAGATGCATTGAGCGGCCGGGGCCAGCGAGCGCGCGCCGCCTAACGGCACGAGTAGAGGTACGAGGCGGGCGTGCTCCAGCTGCCGTCCGGGTTGAGCTTGCGCACCGTGAAGCCGCTGTCCGGATAGGCCACGTTCCAGCAGTCCCGGGCGCGCACATCGTTCTGCACCGCGGACAGGAGCTCCCAGTTGCCGCGCCGGCGCTGCTTCTCGTAGGTGGCGACCCGGTCGACGGCGTAGCGCGCCTCGGGGTCCGCCGCCAGGGTGTCCCGGCGCTGCTCGAGGAAGCTGCGCAGCCACGCGTCCTCGCTGATGCCCTGGGGGCCCACCGCGGGCGCCGCCAGCCCGGACACGCCGAGGGCGTTGTGGGTGCGCTGGAGGAGGTCCTGCACACCCTGCGCGCCGTGCTGGATGAAGGCGTCGTACAGCGCCGCCTTCGAGAGCGCCGTGGTGAGGCCCCACTTCTTGGCCTCGCTCATCGCGGCCTCATAGGGCAGCGCGCCGAGGGAGGAGGCCTGGAGGTCCATGTCGAGCGACGGGGTGTTGTTCTCCCAGATGCGGGTCAGGGCCTCCGCGAGGATCTTCTGCGAGGCCGTCAGGCCCTCTTTCTCACCGGCCGTGCTGGCGCAGCGGGGCGCGCTGATCTGCACCTGGGTCGCGGTGAACGACGTGGAGGAGTTCGTGAAGTAGGAGAAGGTGTACGACGCGTCCACGCCGATCGTCAGGTGGGAGGCGCTCGTGTACTGGCAGGTCGCGCCGCTCTGAACGCGGGTCCACCCCGAGGGGCCGTCGCCGCACGTCACCCCGTTGGGGACGGTGAAAGACAGCTGCGGGCTCTGGATGTCGCTCGTGCCGGTGTTCTTGAACGTGATGGAGCCCCAGGACTCCGAGCCCATGTGGGTGCTCGTGGAAACCACGTAGGCGCACGCCTCGAAGTCCTGCGGCCCCGCCTCTGGGCCCCCTTGCGCGCCGTCGCTCCCGGCGCCACAGGCGAAGAGGGTGGTGGTCATCCCCATCAGCATCCAACGGCGTCCGGTGGTCCAAGGCGTCTCGATTCGACGGGTGTCCATGTCCAGTGTCCTCCAGAGAAGCGGCCCGATGGGTGGGCAGCTTCGAGAGAGGGTATAAAATTAAATTCTCACTGAATCAAGGAAATTCCTTTCTTCTCTGGGAGAGCTGTAATGCGAGGTGGGTGTAGAACGTGTAGAGTAGGAGTGCGTGTCCGTTTCGACTTCTTCGTCTGACTCTCCCCGGCTGGGTCTGTGGCATTGGGTGGCATTCACCGTGGGGGTGGTGCCGCTGGCGGTCTATGCCTTCTCGCCCCGCGAGGGGGACCTGCCCCTGTACTTCAGGACGGCCCATGCGTTTTTGCAGGGCGCCATTCCGAACCAGGATTTCCGCTTCGAGTACCCGCCCTACGCGCTGCTGTGGTTCGTCCCGGCGGCCTGGCTGGGCCCCACGCTGCCCTCGTTCATTCCGATCTTCGGATTGCAGCTGGCGCTCTTCGATGCCTTCATCAAGTGGCTGCTGCTGTCCGAGGGGGTGAAGCGCTGGGGGCGCTCTCCGCGCGCGTGGGTGCCCTTCGCGGTGTACACGGTGGCCAGCTGGGTGCAGAGCATCCACTACCTCAAGCGGTATGATCTCATCCCCGCCGCGTTCGTGTTGGTGGCCTTGATGGCGCTGGCCCGGCGGCGCGACGCGCTGGCCGGGTGGGCGCTCTCGGTCGGGGTGGTGACGAAGCTGTACCCGGTGGTGCTGGTGCCGCTGGCGCTCGCGGTGTGCTGGCGGCGGGGCACCTGGCGGCGGCTGGTGTTGGGGCTGGTGGCGGGAGCCCTTCCGCTGGTGCCCTTGAGTGTCTTCTGGCCGTGGTGGAACTTCGCGGCGTTCCATGTGGAGCGAGGGCTCCAGGTGGAGTCACTGGGGGCTTCCCTCTTGTGGGCCGCGCACCGGCTGGGCCTCGTGCCGGAGGTGGCCTGGGTGCATGCGCCCGCGGCCT encodes the following:
- a CDS encoding hemolysin family protein — translated: MPTWALWAACLALCFLRSLVAAAESALYGTSDLRAQELAETSGSAGKRVLRHKMEREATATALRLGMVLSGFLAAAIGAFVPPRMLDFNRLGDDAWLPVATVAAGALFVGVVATLLDVTMRGLANAGAERWALRLSGLVSVLVFFFYPPMRLVMALLNLVVRTFGRTLRFEAPPPPLEELEKLLAAQAANNEVDKSAPQLIRSIFELSDKRCRDVMVSRTEVVTVELSTPPTEVLRLLAEENHSRIPVYRDDVDRIVGILHARDLIPLLQHPELIVLPDVIRPAHFVPWMKPIGDLLRDMQKRRIHMAMVVDEYGGFMGVVTLEDILREIVGDIGDEFEVEEKQVEKQADGSFLVDAALEVESFTKAFGFALPEGDFDTLGGFLSSLAGHLPDVGERFTYGGWQFTVASKESARIERVRVVRLKGSQAHGDGRPGQTPSSAKA
- the aat gene encoding leucyl/phenylalanyl-tRNA--protein transferase; the encoded protein is MPIYLLDPEDPQSFPPPDRADASGLLAVGGDLSPERLLTAYSQGIFPWYSEGQPLLWHSPNPRFVLEPDKLHVGRSLRKTMKAGTYEVRWDTAFTEVISACSETPRPGQNGTWITDAMQEAYVTLHRLGFAHSVEAWAEGELKGGLYGVSLGAAFFGESMFAHAPDASKVAFAASVERLKAWGFHFVDCQVETEHLARFGAEPWPRRRFLEALAEALEAPTRRGPWT
- a CDS encoding LEA type 2 family protein, whose protein sequence is MSLSRAPLLLACLWLGCASAPSRPTGPATLSAQETTVAAQTLTEATVRYAGQLTTPGEAVLEKADYELVSDGTVVKTGSAALNLPLSPGQPTAFSFQEEATYLKNTDSLRAMSERGGTLLLALRGTLTVRSGKAVETLPFAASRAVRVPRLPEVVIESLDGARYSAEEVNLIVRLGVKNPNPFPLRLDQVAYTLSVAGKELGHGTLAKADTVDPSATGVYPVEASVTKESWGPEVKKLIGSGELPYTMRGELTGPHLKVPYSLEGSVKINVSR
- a CDS encoding putative metallopeptidase — protein: MVTRRPNFNKALRALIRDIAARMPEFRHVRAHRILLVAGEARRASRGTVKPLCFRGGKSMDRGGRRKPVIRIKGRRMLYCITLRPLFFRGSTAQARIETIIHELFHCSRRFDGTLHAGRRHDVLGKDFARRLRPLVRRYLKECAPELRAAFDYTGEVRVLQWLERPGPAYIPGYSRVRKVYTEEQLYYGIARMVTPKPRAARVAAASPKMH
- a CDS encoding chitosanase, which gives rise to MDTRRIETPWTTGRRWMLMGMTTTLFACGAGSDGAQGGPEAGPQDFEACAYVVSTSTHMGSESWGSITFKNTGTSDIQSPQLSFTVPNGVTCGDGPSGWTRVQSGATCQYTSASHLTIGVDASYTFSYFTNSSTSFTATQVQISAPRCASTAGEKEGLTASQKILAEALTRIWENNTPSLDMDLQASSLGALPYEAAMSEAKKWGLTTALSKAALYDAFIQHGAQGVQDLLQRTHNALGVSGLAAPAVGPQGISEDAWLRSFLEQRRDTLAADPEARYAVDRVATYEKQRRRGNWELLSAVQNDVRARDCWNVAYPDSGFTVRKLNPDGSWSTPASYLYSCR
- a CDS encoding glycosyltransferase 87 family protein, which produces MSVSTSSSDSPRLGLWHWVAFTVGVVPLAVYAFSPREGDLPLYFRTAHAFLQGAIPNQDFRFEYPPYALLWFVPAAWLGPTLPSFIPIFGLQLALFDAFIKWLLLSEGVKRWGRSPRAWVPFAVYTVASWVQSIHYLKRYDLIPAAFVLVALMALARRRDALAGWALSVGVVTKLYPVVLVPLALAVCWRRGTWRRLVLGLVAGALPLVPLSVFWPWWNFAAFHVERGLQVESLGASLLWAAHRLGLVPEVAWVHAPAAYELHGAAAEAVNRATRWVWVVGSLAAAAVGLRSLRQRMPERPEEWARLALGPLIAFVVLNPVLSPQYLVWLVGAAGLALLSGSRWAPVALFVAAMISRGLFTGSSSYGKGLTGPFTVLLLVRNGLLLAAGFALVREAWRLQKSGPEEALRPQALGSPAARQAKPEPLPPCP